Part of the Lolium rigidum isolate FL_2022 chromosome 6, APGP_CSIRO_Lrig_0.1, whole genome shotgun sequence genome, CTAATGGTAGGGTTGGAACATTTGAATCAACTACAAGAAAATGGGCACATTATTCACAAATTAacaatgcacaacggagagaaaaTGAGCCAAATGTGCCTTGCTTGGTCGGCGATGGAGGTGCCACTATCTGCTTGGTTGCTGACCTTCGTTCGGGTACCATGACATTTGTTGCAAACTTGTTGGATGATGCCCCAACGGCGACATGCTTGATTCATTGTTATCCATGTGCATCGTGTTGAAGTCGGAATCGATGAGTTTGCACTCTCTCCCAATGGGTATCTGAGTTTCGATTCACACATGTGAGAATGTCCATGCTTACCACCTTCCGTGCTCCAGCGAGGCACTCGTCCTCCTTGGACCTCCACTTAGGGCCTCTGCTGCTTGTTCCTACTAGGTGTCCTCACAGCTTTCTTCTTCCTAGCCGTCGCAGGGGCCGTCGGCTGCCCTACATCATCCTCCTTGCCCCACTCCTCTACTTTCTCTTGCTCGACGTATGACCTAATTAAACTCCTGTTGCTTAAACGCTGCCTGGGAATCGTCTTGGATGAGCTCTTGCATGATGGAGTCACCAACGACATTCAGCCGAACACATTGCGGGCCTAGCTCCTTGAGTGCTTGCACCTGGGAACGGGAGAGGGCCTTGCCACATGAATGGCGAGCCGTGTTGTATGAGAGTTAGAGATTGGCGAGACTGGCGTGTGGGCGCTCATCCCTAGGCTGTGTCCGCTCCGACGCAAACGAGTTTGGGTTGAAGCCGTCGTGGGAATCGTTGTTGGGGTACTCGAACGTCGACTAGAAGCTTGTCAGGGGTATGGTGTATGGAGATCTCATTCCCCCGTCACCGGTCTACGATTGGCAGTACCACATCGATTGGGAGATATAGAAAGAGATCATTTACACAAATTGATCCACGCACCGCCTGTGCAAGAGCAAGAGCGTCAAGCTTGGCATGAAAGGCAGCGACGTCGGAAACCTGTTTTGCAAAGGTTACCAGACTTGTGGTTAGCTACACAGAGCATCTCTTTCTTACCCTTCGGGTGGTCACAGGGGAAACCGTGCCGATGCCCATCGTGGAACATCCCCGGGGTGGCTAGGGAATTGCTTGTCGACAATGGCACAATACCTTGGCTCCCCTAAGGTCGGGCCAGTACTAGCCGGCGTGAGGAAACAGTGCAATCCCCTCCAACATCTTCTCCATAGCTACCTTGGCCTTGGTTTCCTTCGCGTGACAGTCACTCGAGACCACCACCCGCTCGGCGTTGGTGACGCTGGGGGGAGGGGGGAGCTGTTACTGCTGTATTGGCTTCTTCACCAGCACGGCGGCATTGTCGAGAGGGACGGCAATTTTTTTTTGGCGGTATCTCGTCGTGGTCGCGAGATTTTGAGTCCGGCGTCACCCAAAGCGGTTTGAGGGGGCTACATGGGGCCGGAAAATCTAAATTTCTATCAACCATTCTCACCAGACTCTGGAAAATGACTCTCCACTCCCCCCTTAACATATCGAAGGCCGCTTATCCGTCAACCGCACCTTACTAGTGAGACTTTCTAACCTTGGTGGATGATGCTGAAGGGAGGCTATAGGAAGGCCGGCTGGGAGATGTTGTTATCCGGCGATGTGGTTAAGATTGTTCTAGCAACCGCATGCTGTAAGATTCCACCGGCTGACGCTGCAACGTACGTGTTAAGAAGAAACCATTCGCCTAATCAGACAATTACAGAATGCAGACGGCTGTATTAGTAGCATAACTCCGGTAGTGCCATCGGCGTTGCCGGTGGATGTATTTGGCTCTTCAGAATCTATTCCCTGCTTGCCCAATTGCAGAATAACCAAACACCTTAACCCGACTTTTGGCGCGTATCATTATTAGTATCCTTCTTCCTCCCTGCATGTGCGGCGGTATCATACTGTCAACAAGGGGAGAAGTGGCTTATATAATTAGCTCCAACCAAACAGGCGATGTACTTGTGCATGAACGTGGCGCTTAATTAACATGCTAAGTTTGGGCCACCACATCGATTAAGCttggatttatcgttttttgctttGGATGCGAAGAATGGAATAGTAGTAGAGAGAAACAGCGGTCTGCAGTTGCACGTGAACTCTGATGGTCTTCTGGGGAATAAACAGCGCCAATTAGTCCTCTAGCCTGAACACGAAGCGCATCATTTTGTACCATCAGACAATTTTATATGCGCAAGATCCATCCAAGTCCCTGCGTGCTTCTGAATTTCAGTGTTGCACAAAATAGGGGTTGCCCTTGAAACAAAATTCCTGTCAAAACTCACGGCTGGAAAAGGGTTTAGGTTAGGCATGCCTTTCCTTGACTTACATTATATTGTCATATGTTTTCTCGCCAAACAAGTACTAGTACCATGTCTGCAAAAAGACATAAAATTCCTGCTGAAAAAAGAGTGAGGCACGTGAGATCAGTCACCTACTACGAAAAAACCCCAGCGGTGGACACAAAGATGTTTTGGGTTGTACTAACTGCGAAGTGGCAGGAATCATTGCAGCTAAAGTAGCAGCTTAGTGCGACAGCACAATGGAACCCGGCAATGTGCTGTTAAATCCTCGTAGCATATCTTTCCTTGGTGTTGCAAGTAGCCAAATACCCATCAGGAATGTGTGTCGTGACACCTTTTTTCTTTCCATACCATTGTCTAGTTTGGTGAAAACAGTAAAAGACAGATCGGCTAATGCATATTTAACCTTGGGAACATTTGGATTAGCATCGGATTCCGGGGATAATCTAGGCGACTATGCTAGCCTAGGACTTTGTCGCTTAGTTTTATTTTACGAGGATAGGAACATCGAAACGGGTAAACTAGGGCGTTAAAAGGACCTCGAGAGAGGTCGGAGACTAATGCCCTCGGTGTCATCTAGAGTTGCTCGGGTCTCTTCGTGATTTCACCCGTTTTGTTTTGGTACATAATTTTTATATTCAAACAAACACGACTTCAAAACGCTAACGGAGACGAACCCCCAATAATAGAGCAGAAAATACGGGTATGTGATTTTTCTCCACTTACTACCAAGACTTTCCAAATGGAAAAACAAGATTTTATATTCCTTGTTATGCTTTGAATTTTTTATAAGATGAAAAATCCTCGGATCGAAGGATGCCATGTACACTTTCTCGTGAAATTCAGCTcgctttggagaatcatcgttcAAAAATCTTTAAAAACTTTTGATATTGTTATGCTTCGGTTACTAGTAAAGTTTTTAAAAACAGAAAATCAAGACTTTGTACTTCGTTTCATGAATAATCCTCGGATCCGAAGATGGCATGTGCTCTTTCTTGCGAAACCCAGCTGGAATTTGTACGAGAATCATCATTTCAAGaaatgtttggtgtaatcaagtaTAGGACATAGTTTATGACCCTGAATTTTGGGAGGCCACCTCCGGCTGATGAATGCGCCAACACCTGCTCATGAATAGCAAGGCTCCAAGGGAAGAACCATTGCTATCATCCGAAAGCCGGCCGGCTGCTTTATTAGGTCCATGCCATGTGTGTCAACAAGAGGCGCCACTCATCGTGTGTCCTCACCCTTGTTCTGATCGCCTACGAGCTCAGAGCTTAATTAAGGTTAACGTTGAGTAGAAGAGATTAGATTAGACTAGATTTGTGGAGGCCTACCACGTCGATGTCACTGATGGAGCCGCACGCACCTAAACATAGTAAATGTACCAAATCCTGAACCCTGTTGGGGATGACGCGATGGCGAGGGCGATCTGATTTGCACCGGTGTGGTTTGCGTGCGTTGGTCGGCTGAGGATGGTGGCGACCGGCTGATCGATCATTTGTTGGGTGTTTGAGAGGGAGGTGTCGTTGCTACGCGGCCACGGCTTGGTAGGGTGCCGACCCCTCAACGCAACATCGAAGATGCATGTCGATTGTCGAGTCATCATTTCCATGTGAAATGGGGATTGGTTCCTTCTCGTTGTAGGTGTTTGATGATGGATGGATTTAGGCATGGAGTTCCAGGGTAGCCGAGGTGTTGTCTTGGTtgtctcactctgtttcgtttggTCTTGTCGCCATGACCCGTTGCTGATGAGCCGGGCATGAAGAGACTTTTTTATAGCCTAAGttttatactacctccgttttgaaAATAAGTGTCACATtttattttctaggtttgaatgtAAGTATATGTATTTTCGTATTTAGATATATCCGTATTTAGCAAAAGTGATGACGCTTACTACCTCTGGACAGAAAAAATTGACGCATCCACATGCCAAAAGCATGCACGGGCAGacctccctccgcgtcgattaaatccgaccggagggagtacatcttaAGGATCACATAGAGTAGACATAGAGATAAGCAGCGGAAAAATCGAAAGAGTACGTGCTCATGCATCACAAAATCTTCTAGAAAGCTTCTAACAATTCTGGTTGTAGATAGCCCGTGCAATCGTCTAGATTTAGACGGTGGCATCCAGATTTCGTAGGCACTCGTTGCACCGCTAACATTCGGCTTTGTTAAACACATACCATTTCTGCGGCTCTATAGCGTAAACGCCCACTCTAATCTAAGATTTAGGGGCTGTTGGATGGGCGCGAGGCTTACCAAATCAGGGCGTGCCATAGGTTTCCACCGCCGCTGTTCTGCCAAAAGTTGGCGGAAAAAGTAAACGCGTGACCAACAAATGGGCTCGGATCCAAGAATTTGACTTCAACCCAACCGAATGCCCAAGCCAAAATTTTGGCTAAGCAATAGCAAGCTACAATCCAAATACACCCTTGTAGAATCTTCACCAGCGACCTCAATAGCAACCCCATATGCATATTGTGGTTCAATCACCTTTTTGGGCTCACTTTAACGCCCACCATAAGTAGACAACGGGATTTGAAGCCAATGAAATAGCCGCATTATGACGCCACCCCCTACCCACAATGGTCGGGGCTAGGACATCGGCACCTTCTGCCACATTGGATTTTCCCGTTGGTCCAGCCAGCCACCCAATCCAAACCTTACAACTATTTCACTAATTTGCCCCTTGTCGCCACTCCATTCTCCTGCCTGCACTACAGTTCAACaacgaagatgaagaagaggaggaagagggtgACATGGTTGTACTACCAacacgaagaacaagaagaagagaagaagagggTTGGCACACAGGGTCCGAAGTGGAAGTCGCTGGAGGATAAGTGCCTCGTCAACGCGCGTAAGGCGGTGACCCCTCCCTATCTCAAGGGACCTTGTGCCAGCTTCCCAATAGCTCCGTTCCAATACTGACGACATCTATTTAGATAACGccgctgaagatgctcttagtgcaAGTCGGGGGCATAGCTTAGTGCAAgtcgggggggggggcgccgcccccaGCTTTGTAAAAAATGCTGAAGATTTTCATTTTTGAACAGCTTAAGAAGGAAATTTTTAGCCTTTTGCCCCCCAAATGCTGATCAAAAGCTGATATTttgcctcccccccccccccctatttTCTGTCAAGCTGGGCCACTGATTTAGACCATTTATTTTCAAACGTAATTCGTATTATTTAGCTTGTGGAAACTCTATGGAAACGTAAAATGCTACTAGTATGATTTGCAATCTAGGCCGAGCAAAAGGACAATTCTTTTTGTGATGGCTAAGTCTCATACCATACGTACGTCGCGCTGCACTGCACAATTTTGTTTGGCTGGATGTGGTTTCAGTTGCAGGTTGTTTGTTGCGCGCGCTAGCGTGAAGCGAGCCGCAGTTTTGGCGCAGCACGGCTGGCTGCGCATGCAGAGAGGCCTCACGCGTCGCTCTTTGCTTTGGTCAGGCGTGTCGGCACGTGTACCCGTGTGGGTGTGGGTCTCCGATTCAACGGTTGAATGCGCGCAACTGAAACGTACTCTACCAGAGAGGAGATGACGACGAAGCCAGGAGCTCACCATATCTTGTCCTCGCAGCGTCCAGCACGACTTGTTACGTTTCAGTCTGGTCCGTATGTTTACGGAGGAAGGATACGATCGTTCCACCTGTACCTTGGTTTCAGTATTAATCACTCTCCTATTTTACTGTATTCAAGAATTTTTTGCAGGCAGGGAAATGAATTCTTACCGTGGAAGTTAAAACTGCTGCCTACCTCACATCTCATCGGTAGCTGCCATACCACATAGCAGTagccagtagtagtagtagtagacgTTGGCCAGCACGCTCCGCTTTTACTTTACAGTATCCCCCAAATATTCCTGCAGAAATTTatcccctcttctccccttccTTCCTCCACAGAGACAGCCAAGCCAAGCCTACCAGAGCAGCCGCAAGCTGGAGGAGCTGAGCTGAGAAAGCAGCAATGGAGGCGCACATGGCGGCCGCCCGTCCGCcgacgcaccaccaccaccacaaccagCAGCAGAAGGCGGCCAACCTGGCGCGCACCTTCACCAAGCTGCTCCGCCGGAAGCGCtccgactccgccgccgccgcccccaaggACCCCGATGCGCCGGCCTCCGTCCCCGCGGACgactacgacacctccatggacgccaccaccaccgcccccaCCATGCCGTCCCTCAGCAAGCTCAAGCTCTCGGGGAACCTCACCGCGGCCTACACCCTGGACGCCTTCTTCCGCAACGCCGCCGAGAAGAAACCCTCCCCCGGCGCCGCCCCGGCCACCGCGGCGGCGGAATCCCTCCTCGCGACCCTCTTCGCGGGCGTCTCCGCCGTCAAAGCCGCCTACGCGCAGCTGCAGCTCGCGCAGCACCCCTACGACGCGGAGGCGATCCAGGCCGCCGACGCCGCGGTGGTCGCCGAGCTCACCCGCCTCTCCGACACCAAGCGCCGCTTCCTCAAGGACCCCGCCGGCGCCGCCAGGGACCTGGCGGCCGCGGGCAACACGGCCCTCTCCGCCCACGCCGACGAGCAGCGCCACCTGCTCAAGACCTACCAGATCACGGCGCGGAAGCTGGAGTCCGAAGCACGAACCAAAGAATCCGACCTCGAGCGCATCAGAgccgccctcgccgccgagcTCCGGGCCGAGCGGGCCATGGAGGTGCGGCTCCACCCGGGCCGCACCCTCGCGTCCCTCGACGAGCTCCACGTCTCGGGACTCAACCCGACCCACTTCCTCACCGCCCTCCGCCACGCCGTGAAGTCCATCCGCTCCTTCTCCAAGTCCATGCTCGCCTCGATGCAGTCCGCGGGGTGGGAtctgtccgccgccgccgccgccgtccacccCGGCGTACCCCTACGCCGTCCCAGCGACGTGAAGTTCGTGTTCGAGTCCTACGTCGCCATGAAGATGTTCGCCAACTTCCACCGGAgggacttcaacttcagcttcctGGACGAGCGCGAGTTCTACGAGCGCCGCCGCTTCTTCGACGAGTTCACGGACCTCAAGGCGGCGCCCGCCAGCGTGCTCCTCGACCCGCGCAGCGCGCGCTGGGGCGGCTTCGGCAAGTTCCTCCGCGCCAAGTACCTCTCGCTGGTGCACGCCAGGATGGAGACGGCCTTCTTCGGGCGGCAGGAGCAGCGCGGCATCGTCAGCGCCGGCCCGGGGTTCCCCGAGAGCGCGTGGTTCGCCGAGTTCGCGGAGATGGCGCGCCGGGTGTGGCTGCTGCATTGCCTCTTCTTCGccttcgacggcggcgacggcgaggacggCGCGTCCATCTTCCAGGTGCGCGCGGGGGCCAGGTTCGCGGAGGTGTACATGGAGAGCGTCAACGACGGGCGGGCGACGGACGACGCGGCGTTCTCCACCGCCGCCGAGGACCGCACCGTggggttcaccgtcgtgccggggTTTAGAGTCGGCCGGACGGTCATCCAGTGCCGCGTCTACCTGTCGCGCCCGGGACGGCGGCCGTGATGTTTCTAAGAAACCAACACCGGTGTTCGTCGTTCGTTTTAGCAGCAGGTGTTCGTCGTCTGGCGGACGatggggggaagaagaagaaagaaaatccCCATTTTGGGGCGGCCGTCGATGAGGTCTCTCGCCGGTTGCCGGTCCGGGTGATGATGAAGGGGAGATGatcatggtggtggtggggggttaTGTATCTATTAAGGGATGTAGCAATGTGATGATAAATATAAGTGACATTTCGGTTAGGATCTATGATGCGGTGTTCTTGCTCTGTTCTGTTCTGTTCTTCCTGGCTGATGTCTTGCAATTTGGCCGATTTGCTGGGCATGCTTGCTCAAGAATGGATCAGCAATCCAGTGCTCCAGTTCGTGAGCAATGCTGATGGTACTCCAAATTTCTGACTAATTTCATCAGCTATACAAATTTGGAGTAGCAATGTGATCATAATATAAGCGCCATTTCAGTTCGGATCCATGATGCAGTGTTCTTGCTCTGTTCTTTTGTTACCTGGACATTGTCCTGCAATTTGGGCTAGTTGCAGGGCATGCTTGCTCTGTTTCTCCAAATGTC contains:
- the LOC124666008 gene encoding uncharacterized protein LOC124666008, yielding MEAHMAAARPPTHHHHHNQQQKAANLARTFTKLLRRKRSDSAAAAPKDPDAPASVPADDYDTSMDATTTAPTMPSLSKLKLSGNLTAAYTLDAFFRNAAEKKPSPGAAPATAAAESLLATLFAGVSAVKAAYAQLQLAQHPYDAEAIQAADAAVVAELTRLSDTKRRFLKDPAGAARDLAAAGNTALSAHADEQRHLLKTYQITARKLESEARTKESDLERIRAALAAELRAERAMEVRLHPGRTLASLDELHVSGLNPTHFLTALRHAVKSIRSFSKSMLASMQSAGWDLSAAAAAVHPGVPLRRPSDVKFVFESYVAMKMFANFHRRDFNFSFLDEREFYERRRFFDEFTDLKAAPASVLLDPRSARWGGFGKFLRAKYLSLVHARMETAFFGRQEQRGIVSAGPGFPESAWFAEFAEMARRVWLLHCLFFAFDGGDGEDGASIFQVRAGARFAEVYMESVNDGRATDDAAFSTAAEDRTVGFTVVPGFRVGRTVIQCRVYLSRPGRRP